aaatggcggccaacaaattattcttttgtttgcatgttaattagcccttattgcctcgtcagcatgtctaagacacaaaagaattttgaagtgaaaatgaggcaaagagggctaatcaacgtgcaaacaaaagaataatttatttgccgccattttggaataaggtgtattgacTTCAAGGAAATGATTAAAGAAATGAGCGGCACAGGCATCCCACGCTCTGGAGTTCATTGAGCTACCAATAGCTGACCCCTGGAAGATTACAACGGGCAGTTATCATTGATGATTCCTTACTGTTTTCATGCAGTGGCCGCCTTCCCTTTTTTTGCAGCGTGTAATCCAATTTCGGAGTTTCGTTGTGCAAATGGCCGAATGTGTGTTTCTGTGGACTTTCTCTGTGATTTGGAAGATGACTGTGGTGACGGAAGTGATGAACAGAATTGTCGTAAGTGTGAAAACCGTAGCAACAGACACCACTGCAAACTGCTGATTTTctgaaattgtcttttttgttgACCTCGTAGACAAATCTACTTGTGCCCCAAATCAATTTCGCTGTGTTCAAAGTGGGAGGTGTATGCATTCGAGATACAGATGTGACAAGAGCCCCGACTGTACCGATGGGTCCGACGAGGCAGGGTGCAACACTACCGGTACGTCCTCTTGCAAACGtcttgaaaaaatgacaactgtGTTAAGGTTAGGTCACGCTTGGGCCCTCCAGGTTTTAGCTTATCCCGGTTTCCGTCGCACGAAGTCTGTGCAAGCATTGATACAACCTTCCCCCGTGGAAGGGATGCCGAAGGCAGTTGCCCAGAGGTTTGTCACCGGTAGCTACAGACTGTAAGAAGTATGTCGATGGTGGCCAttggagagcttaagcaagcgatgTTTTggagccacggacggaaaccggaagtgaacctTTCGCATACCCAAGACAGAGGTCTCTCatagattttcaaactttttctcTACTGGTGAAAAGATACATAACAATATGGATGTTGCGGTGAGAAGACTAGTCAAAGAAGAATacagctcacttccgcttgccgtccgTCGTGGTCAAGCTCCTTCTTAATGCACCCGGGTGGAGAGATGACGTGAAGTTTCTTCGCTTAGTAAACAACGCGGTGTAGGGCCAGATCTTCACTGCCATAGCTTCAATCAATTTTAATTGCAATGCCTTATGTAGTTTTAATTTTCCCCTGATTTGTGTCCGGCTGGACTTCTTCCAGTTTTCTGTGCATTCCTTTCGTTTTCCAATATTTAACTTGATTCCTTTTTCTACCTCTAGTTATCACCCATGCCACCCCTCCCCCGTTGAAGTGTAGAAGAGACGAGTGGATGTGTGCCGATAAGAAACATTGCATTCATCGTCAATGGATCTGTGACGGTTCACAGGAGTGTGACGACGGAAGTGACGAAGCAAGCTGTGGTGAGTAAACGGGTGGACCCCTAGCTTGTTTTGGGAtattttttaaatgactgtcgaaagtaattccgtgattgcgattgctacattTCTTCGACGTTCTCCGTGAAACAACGTAAATGACTAAAGCTGGAGTCTTTTAGACTCGGTCATCGGCGGAAGACGTCAATCCATGCAAGAAATCTGACTGCCACTAGTGATGTGTAACTGCAGAGGCTGGTTTGATCATTACACTATCATAAtgtaggaaaagaaaaaatcctAGGGCTCCCTGTGAAATCAAAGAGTTAAGCATTAAATCATGGAAGACGCCCTTTGAGTATTAAAAGTCGTTTTAGACCGGAGATTCAGTTTTAAATTCCCTAGTCCTAAAGTTAAACACAGTATTATTTCTCGCAATGGATTTTGCATCGCTGAATGTTTCtctgcgattttttttttttttacggttgGTATTTTTCTTATGATTTTCAGGGACCGTCGGTTGCGCATCGGATGAATTCACTTGTGATAATGAGAGGTGCATTCCTTCCAGTCAGCGTTGTAATGGCGTGGACAACTGTAATGATGGAAGCGACGAGAGGAGCTGTCGTAAGTAGTGTGTTTCATTTTTCATCCTTCTGCGATGCCCAGAGTATCGAcacttttttctctttgagGATGCTAATTTTTTCATCCGTTGTTCTGAGTACTTGGTTGTTTTTGTTCGAACCTTAGCTTCTCCAACTCCAACTCTTTCCACCACGTCAACTCAGCCGTCCCGGTCAGCTGCTCCCACTCTTCGGCCAACCAATGGTAAGTGCTTTTCTTAGTGAAGAATTTGAAAATATCCGTGAAGCTGAAGTCTTTATTCTTGATTTATTAAAGAGACGCATTCAGATTACTGTTTTCTTTCTGTGTGTCATAACCCCTTAAAATGAGAGGAAAACATAGGAATTTACTGCAGCAGTTTCAACGCGATCAAAGCAGTCTTAATTTCAAGGGAAGTTTATGTGAATCTTTCAACCTCGGTTGACGGAAGGTATAGCAGTCACAGTACTCAAAACTGTTTCGTTACAAAACTTCTGTAACGAACAAAACACAACTTGGTTTTGCAATTTTATCCTTTCTCAGCACAAGGCGGTGAAACAATTTGGACAAATCAATTTGACTGTTTTATGTTGATTTTATTCACAGCGACCCAAACACCATCCTCGTGTGAAGCAGGCTATTTTTTCTGTAGCAGCAGCGCAATTTGTATTACCAAGAACAAATTTTGCGACGGGAATGCTGACTGCTCAAATGGAGAAGATGAAGAAAACTGCGGTAAGCACAATTCCCGGCTCCTGAAGTCTTTGACAAACAGAAACGGAAATTCTGTGTCGAACGAGCtgacttatcgggcccgaaaagcaattcttgaactGTGATTCGTTTGTTGCGAAAAGCAGCTTTTTTAAACATCTTCCAGATATAAGGAAAGGTAAAATAACTGGCAAGTTCCAAAGCTTGAACCGTGTTCTTGTTAAGTAAACAAAGGGatttgtcacccgaaaagtttcgggacgttcgaaAAACGGGccgcagggctgcaaataactaGCGGGCAGGCGCCGGTCACGTTGTCCGGTCAAGCGTGTTTTTGCTCAGACACGACGCGTTTTTGGCCGGTCATATTTTTAACAGTCGCAACTCTTGTGACAGTTAAAAATTAACATTTATCAGAACGAGTCAGTAAAGGAACTGACGAAGTGTCCGGCAATCCAAGGATTGGTCCGGTCAATACCCAATCCttaccggacattgtccgttgccCGAATGACCACCCTACGAAGATTACGATGCTAACGTTTTGGCCGTCGGAGCCCTTCGTAAAAGCGAGTGGTGATACGAAGATCACACGAAGGGCTAACACCTGAAACGGCAGTTTCGTAGTCATTTTAGGTTGGTAGTTTGACTGACTTGTTTTGTAACAAATTTTCTACGAAGATTACGATGCTAACGTTTTGGCCATCGGAGCCCATCGTAAAAGCGAGTGGTGTTACGAAGATCATACGAAGGGCTAACACCTGAAACGGCTAACGCGCGAGAACACAGCTTCAACGTCAAAGCGAATTTCGGAACCTGAGATGGCACTCGATACGTCAGTTTCCTAGCATTTTTACGGTAGAAAATTCTACCATTTCCAActcatttaataccaaattgtCGTATTTCCTCGTTTGCCTTACATTGtcttctttgaaaaattttgaattaGCTTGACTTGTTGAAAAACACTTTCTATACTTTGGAAGACTACTGTAGAATGGTGAGCTTATCAGCTgacagaaaagaaattcctgttCCAAATAAAACCGCGAAGTGATACATTTCTTCCAGGTGGATGTAAAAGCTACAACGGACACTGTTTGCAGCAATGTCACGACGCGAAATCTGGGCACTATTGTTCATGCAATGCGGGTTACAAACTTATGGATGATAAGAAGAGCTGTGAAGGTAAATTGATAACCTCTTCATACATAGaggacagacagacagacagatagaAAGACAGACAAAAATAAGTAGAAAGCTGTCCGAAGACTGAATTGCTTAACGTACAAAAACGTATGCATGGCTTCAAGCAGATACGAAATTTCTCTTCGTGAAAAATGTTTTACAAGTCAGTGCAGTGAACGAGCGaaacatttttcaacacaagaagagaaatttcgTTTCTCCAAACGATCATGTAAGCTTCTGTTTATTACATAACCACCAATGAAGTTCCAAACCATTTCACTTAAAACCTTTTTGTAGATTTTTTTACTAAAAGAGTACTCAGACAAAGGTGTCGCCTAATGAATGTAAATGACCAGTCTATTTGAAACAATATTTCAACTTGAAACTCTTTGCTGCAACTTAAAATTGTTCTTTGACGGAAGCAATAGAATGCATTTCTATGGTTTACAGGCGTTATAAAGCCATTCGGGATGTTAGAACACTCAAAAAGAAAGTACACTGGCTCGTGAATAACAATCTTTTTGTCGTGTTCACCGAAACATTCCGCCTGGGCTTATAACTTTGGTAAACCGTTAGAAAATGCGGTCTATGGCTTAAAAAATTAGCTAGctaatagaccactttcgatatatcaaaattcagcttggcagcgaggcctagaggacacaaacaaagaacactgaatgaacatgtctattcatttcttttatttgtgtcctctaagcctcgctgccaagctgaattttgatatatcgaaagtggtctattcaCGCAATTGATTTCAAATAGCGCGGGCGTACCCCAATCATTACCAGACCAGGAGCCTGTTTCTCAGACGTCCCGAaacttggtttttcttacatcaaaaacatattaaaagatcagctttttaaACAAGTGGATTTCAATTTTACAACTgacttttcggacccgaaaagttctcggaactttcgagaCACAGGCCCCAGGCGGTTAAAGCAGATATCAGCTTCAAGAGGCGCGATCAAGGTACTCGTTTTTTCTCACGCCTGTCGTttcttggcaattttatttccagATATCAATGAATGTGAAATCCCCGGAATATGTAGCCAGGTCTGTCGCAACACCAAGGGCAGCTTCAAATGCTCTTGCCAAGAGGGATACGTCTTGGATCTTGACGGCAGAAAATGCCGTTCCAGTGGTAAGCACGCACCTCTTTTGTCAAGTTGGCTTTTCACGTCTTCGTTTTGGAATGAACGTGAAAGTGTTTGTAAAGGCTAGCAACACGATTGTTGTAAGAGAAtacaaatcaaaataactgcaaagttccgTGCCTCgaaacgccttcgttttgaagataccaGGAGAGttatgcgcccgaaaagtttcgggactttctagCGTGACGCTTCCCTTTTAGCTAACGAATTGCGTTTTCTCCTTTCAGAACCTCGTGCTTCTTTGATCTTCAGTAACGGCCGAGACATTCGCCAGATAAGTACAGATGGTTCCGAATATAAAAAGACTGTGCCTGACTTAAAGAACGCTGGCTCGCTGGATTTTGACTTCAAAACCAGCACTATTTATTGGCTGGAAACGAGGGAGAAGAAAGTTCAACGCGCACGCATTGGTCAGAATATCGCCCCCAAGGTTAATAACGTCTTGGAGAACGGTATGCCATGCGCCACAAAAATCGCGGTGGATTGGGTCGGCAGGAAGATGTACTGGGCTTGTCGAGGTGAGCTGGGGCCCAATGTGCCTTTTCATAGAAAAGTTTCATGATTTTTCTGCAAGGTGATGGTTTCAAGGAATGGCTTTGAATTCTGTGGGTACCATGTTGCTGAATTGCCAAGGGACGCGGGGTCAGCAACTCGCCCGCCAGGTGATCGTGCATGTCTCGAGTGTGTTTACATCTAGTGACATCTCATATGAGACCAGTTGCCATCGCCGAAGTCTAGTTTGGAATTTCACAGGAAAAAAAAGGGTGCAAAATCGAGGGTTGGGTAACTATTTCCGTCTCTtcaaaacgaaaacgaaaaaagaaatgcaaccTATTTCCCTTAACTTTGCCTTGATTTGCCTTTTTCCTTGCACAACTCGAAACTAGCGTGTTGGAATGGCAAGTGATCACCACTCATTCGAGTAGTCATTAGTGGCATACACGCACACGAAAGGACACTGCGCTATCATCGTCCTAAAGGCAAGTTCGTGAGCTGTGTCGGTTTTGCGTTATGGCGGGGGAAAATTTGACTTTACGTTTTACGTCAATATTCGATGATTATGGTACAATTGTATTCTTTTACATTTCATCGTGGGGGCGCATATCCcgttttttttccataaaagtgGTTTATGGTCCTTTTCAAACTTACACCTGAATCTGTTAGGATAGTTTGTCCCCTAAGCGAACCTAATGTTCGTCTCGCGTTTCATGTAGGTGCAATCGAAGTGTCCCAAATGGATGGTTCCTTGCGACGCACTTTGCTTAAAGGAGACATTTTGAAGCCAAGTGCCATAGCATTGGATCCTTCAGAAAGGTAAGCAACGACATGACAGCATCACaaagaagatgaagaggaaAGTTAACGTCTCCACTGtccaaaaacatgctaaaaaacaaatgaatgaaaaaacCTGAAACACCCCTTCCTAAATGCAAAGGTCCTTCAGATGCATTGagccctttgtttgttttttggccTTGAATTTTGCATGTTTGAGAGTTGATATGAATTGTCTCCTATTTTCAAGGCGGTTATATTGGACGGACTGGAGCGACCCGGCCAAGATCGAACGAGCAAGCATGGACGGAAGCGGGCGAGAAGTTTTGATCAGCGGCCTGCACCTAGAAATGCCAGTGGATCTTACTATTGACTACACCAATAAGAAACTCTACTGGGTGGACTTCAAGCTGCGAGTTATTAAACAGTGCGATCTTGACGGTAAAAACGTGCGGGAGATCGTGACTCGAGGAATAAAGAAACCGTCTGCTTTGACGCTGTTTGAGGATCACGTGTATTGGATAGACGACAAGAAAATTTACAAAGCCAACAAGTTTACCGGCAAGAATGTCTCGGTGATGGTGAATGAAGCTTTCGCGCCCACAGATCTGCGTATCTACCATCCACAGAGGCAACCCATGGGTAATTAATTCCATTTTCTAAGCAAAGTATTACAGCAGTTAATCTTGCCTCCTCAGCAGTTGTAGAGAGGAAGAGAAAAATCAAGGCTTGGACTCAGaggttttcctcttttttctttcgaGAGAGTCTCATTTTTGGTCGGTTTCGTTGATCAGCTTTGTCAAGAAGCTGCGAACTTGTGTCAACTGGTTGAATAGGATGATGGGCAGCGCCCGCTGTAGATTTCTCAGGCCTTGTTCATTTGGTTGGACTTTCAAAAGTACCACAATACTCTCGTCTTTCAAAGTTTTGTGCAAGCatagtttccattttctccagGGACTTACAATGATTTTCCTGGATTTACCGGGCTGTTAACTGAAAACGGTTGGAGATGTATTTTGATTAACTATATCTGCTTCAAACTAAATCGAATTGTCATTAAAATAGTTGGCTGAATAAGCAAAAGGTCGGGAGAGTGAAATGATGACGGGTAGTCTTGCGGGATAGACTGTATTCTATTCTAGTTCATCatgatatggttgtttttgctACATGCACCTTCTTCAAGCAACGTCTCGTTCCTAAGGTTTTTCATCCAGCTCAACACGTATTTGAAACTAGATATTGAACCATAGCTGatgaaaatgtatttttctcTTGGCAGCTGATACGCCTTGCTCTCACGACAACGGCCAGTGTTCTCACCTCTGTTTACTCTCTTGGGACAAAAATTTCACCTGCAGTTGCCCCGATGGATTTCACCTTCGAAAGGACGGGAAAACATGCAAAGAGAACCACTCATCTTCTTCATCAGTGCCAACGCCGACGGACAATGTCAGCTACACGTCATATCCTTCGGGGCGAAATGTGGATAAACAGGTTTCCCAACCCGACAGTAAAGCCAACCTTGGACTCATCGCGGGACTCGTGGGTGGTTTGTTATTGGTGGTATTCCTGtgctttattgttttctttgttgccaGGAAAAAGCGCTCGCCACGACTTCAGTAAGTGTTTTTGAACCACTGTATTACACTTTCATCAATCTGCTTTGAGATTTGTCCCCAGCTGTTTAACAGTTGATAGCACAATCCACGGAATAGCTCTTTGAATAGAGCGGCTGTTAAGTGACTGGCGAAAAGCCAAAGTTATTGCTCCGATCAATGATAACAgaagcaaacagcgcgatgaaccaatcataattcGAAGTAATggcctgtaacttgctcaaaacgcgggaaaaatcgcgcgtaccaggtgcgattggttttgggtttgcgtctcattggttgaaaaactggcctatcaccaagcgtagcaaaTCACAATCGCGTTATTACTTTCGTCAGTCGTTTCAAAACTGTTCTGACACTAACTGCTGAGACAACGCATGTATCTATGGTCCCAGTGGTGCAAAGATATGACAGTTCTGTCGACTAGAGCAatcactatccagtggataagtCAATTAATTTCGATAGCACTTATTCAGTGCACAGTGACTTCTACGCCGGATAATGATCCAACTGGGTTGGCTCATAAGTCGTTGTTATCATCTTGGTTTTCCACCGGGTACTCCCGATTTCCCCTCTCCTAAccagcacttctaaattccaattcgacccgGAATGCTCGAACGCATAATACACgagcctctggctcgggagactgggtaaccactcctcgcgttatcgagcttaaaataacttgatttgattttgattttgattttttttgtgtatTCCCTCCTACAGCTCTCGACTGTTTTCAAAATGGAATTCATGACGCATGGGCTAAAATTTCCGAGTGTTAAACCTCTTTACCCCCGTAACTTAATTTTGAGAATAGAGTTTTCAATAGGACAAATTTACAATGCagtctttttctttcctctccACAGAATTGTTTATACAACTGAACCAGTGGAAGACAAAGTCTTTTTAGTCGGTGACGCCCAGGGAAAAAAAGTTCGTTCCTTCAAAGCggacatgaaaacaaattttgagaACGTTAATTTTAAGGATGAAAATAACGTGGAAGAAGATGGCGACGATGATTGTAGACGAAAAATTATTCCTCTTGAAGAGGATATCGTATGATATTACCCAACTCTGGTGGATATTACGTCGTATCTGGCCTCCCCTTTTATGTGGGTTTGGTTCATGTTGACGGAGTGCTGGAAACGAACACATCTTCCAGCAAGGAATAACTCTTTGTTCTTCGCCTGTGCTGTATTTGCTGTGGGAAAAGGAAAGGACTGGCTGGCCGGAGACATAGAGGGACAATCTGTCAATTTTTTTCGTATGGTTGTAGTTTAAAAGACGGCGGAGAAACGTGTTGACATTGAATTTCTTTCGCTAAAAGAGAACACAATGTCTCACGGAAATTGGTATGATATATGGTCAGTTTCTCCTTTTAGTCGGGTATTCACTGGGGTTGTACTAAAGTTACCATGGCATTATGCCTTTGGTTgaagagaaaatgaatgaaatctagtttattttttgaaaattcGTGATATTATTTAGAAGGCTTTGGCCTCGCATCTCTAACCCGATGTTATCTATTGGTTAGAGGCTAGCTGCGTGCTGAGTGGGAAATGCTGCTTGAGGGCTGAAGCTGAGTTATTTGTAAataatgaatttaattttttatacTTAAAGAGAATATGCATTTTTCTCTCAGCTAGCATCTGCGTAAAATGATGTGTGGAATATATTTTGGTGTAATGTAATTCATCTCACAACAGCTAAGAATTTAAGTAACTTATTTATTGTACATCTTTCGGGTACATTTTTGTCTAATTTAATGCCATGTCGATCTTTTAATGGTGTTTAAAGGTTAGTACAGACTTCACTTATTTATCGGCTGGTACACgtataagaagaaaaaaattgggtAGCAGTCATAATCAAGTCAATAAGTTAGCTCTTAAAGGCAGGTATATactttattcataaatggctgccaattcattattcttttgtctttttgtcttttagCCTATCAAACCTCGTCTTGTGTTAGCTattagctgttattacagttaccagcggtctcgacacacaaacgaggctaatgggtcatttcccattgtattgaccccttagcctcatTTGCAAGCAgttgtaaagaaaagaaattttgtctgcgggctcaactgtaataacagctattgaaaaGAACTCTTGCcctaatgtgaggcttggtaggctaatttacacaataacaacaaaaatgaaacagccgccatttatgaataaggtatTCACGCAtgtattctttgttttctcGTGGGAACGCTGTGGATAATTTCTACTAGATAATCTCCCAAAAAATGGGTGAGGATGTGGTATTGGCTAACATATTTTtgcaattgtaatttttttaggTGATTTGTTCAAACTCTAGAGGATATAACGATTCGAATATCAATTTCTCCTTAATCTCGGCCTTCATGTttaaaaagttttgtttgttagtttttttcttttacttttcgtGCGCAATTTTTGCGTGTGCAATATAAGCATTTGTCTTTGTGTGTGCAATATAAGCATTTGTCTTTGTGTGTGCAATATAAGCATTCTTTAGGTACTTTGCTGTTTCGTTGCAATTCGCAGGATATGTTAGCTTTTTAAAGCGAAAAATTAATGGTAAGTTAAGTTTATTTTCCTTAAGCGAGTCGGAAAGTGGGtaaatctttcaaaagaactTCAAATTTCATAGTTGAAACATACTTGGAGCTAAAGCGCTCGGCCTCGCTGTTAAACCGAGGCAGCAAATGTTCGATATGTTTGCAACTGCAAGACTGCAGCAAGAaatgttaattttctttgtgggATAATTTAAGAGTATTGCCGCAGTTAGCGGCTTAACTACAATTTACATTGGAACTAGgataaatttattttacatctatgaaaataaacaaatgatgtttaactgtaGATTAAAGTCGATCTTACGGTCTACTCTTGTATGACACCGCTCTAAATCTTGGAAGGCTTATTATTTTAAACTTGAAACAACATAAGGGatgaaggatttttttttttgggggggggggttaggGCCTTACTTGTTGTAAACAAAGTAAAGTAGCAACTGTCATCACCCCTATTTTGGAAATCCAAAATGGGTTCCTTTAGAGTTTTTCAATTCAGAAGGACCAAATTATCTCTTGACTAGGTTGCTTTAAATGACTTTGGATATCTGGAAGTGAAAACTCGTCAAGGTGTACTTTGAAGACGAGCTGACTTTACTTTGTATTGTCCAACACACCCCTTAAACTGCGAAACGTTTCCAGAAAGGTTGCAGGAAGTGGGGTCGTTTCAATTTTGTCAACGATGTTTGTGTTTAGCGGCGCAGAGTTACAATTTATTCTACTTTGTCTGGCAAAGTCATTCTCTTACGCCATTTGTATCTACCTAATTGGGACAAGAGCACAGTATAAGTTTCGCAGTGTAAATTATGAGCAAAACAACTGTATATCGCACAAAGGATCCTCCTTTTCTTCATAATTTCGTTAACTTTCTTTCCGTTCTGAAAGACATTGAGATTTCATCGTGGGATGTCCAAGGTCATTTTGGTGCATGAATGCATCTATTATGAACAATGAAAGGGATTAAAAAGAATAGTGTACATAGTATTTTGCATTGGGCAATTGtaattaccagcaagttaaatTTAATGTGTTGTTACGATTTCAAATCTGACTGTATGTAACATTTGCAATGTTCAGTTGTACATTTGAGAAGTGACCTTGCATGATAGTTGCATTTAGTTGTGACTTACTGCATTTGCTTCCTTGCGTTGTAAATAAAGCTATTAAACATAAAATGTGTTTTTACAGTGCATTTGCTCATTGTGACGTTTGGTTAACACCATTCACGCATGCGCAATCGTGATCCCGATGGGCATTACAACCTTGGGCCCGTTTCTCTAAAGTCCCgaagacttttcgggcccgaaaagccattcgtaaaactgcgacccaCTTATTTTGTAAAGTTGGTCTTTTcttatgttgtaaagggaataaaataaaataaaaataagtgcaaagtttcgtgcttcgagacgccttggctttgaagatacaaagagactgatgtcacccgaaatgcgccggAAAAGtgtcgggactttcgagaaacgggccccatgTCCCAGTTGCTCAAAGGGAGGATAGTGCCTTCCATCGGATAAAGCAAAATCGACTCAATAACTCCATGGGTTTTGGTCGTACATATCTAATcatgatagtgatttatctccTAGCTGGATAGCTCTATCTAATCTTTTACTAAGACGGCCATGTAGGTGAAAAAAGCAATAGCGAATAATGGttcatgttttgcataataatagagtcaaatACCCAAACgagtttttctgttttgttctgtgcaccaaAACGGTGGCTATGACGTCAAGCATAAGCCATCCatataggaaaacaaaactacaaGCTAAAAAGTCCTTTTACTTCAGTTTTCAgacaattcttggttttcacgtgacgtcacagcggccttgttggtgtacagaacagtAGCGAAAATCGTTTGGGGATTTGATTCTAATATtgtgcaaaacttgagcgacattttgccgtAGTTTTTTGCACCAACATGTCTGTCTTATCACGAGAGTGAATACTCCTTGGAGAGACTCTACACCCTCCCAGACTTGGTCTGTGATTGGAGAACGAAACAACAGATGATGTAACCCAAACGATACCCCTAAGGTGTGGCTTTCAATTCCCTGTTAGGTTTGTAGCCTCGCTCGTATTTTATACAAAACGTGTATGTGATATATGAGTTGCAGTTGACCTCTGGTGATCGCATTGTACATACTGTACGTCTCATAACTCCTGTTCTTGACTCCTTGTTACGTGCCTTCAATAAGATCACAatgcaccttattccaaaatggcggccaataaattgcCCTTAATtgtatgttaattagccctcttcgcttcattttcacttcaaaattcttttgtcttttatacatgttgacgaggcggaTAGGGCTAGTTAGCATACAAACAAAAGAGTAATTTATTGGCCACC
This window of the Acropora muricata isolate sample 2 chromosome 14, ASM3666990v1, whole genome shotgun sequence genome carries:
- the LOC136899623 gene encoding very low-density lipoprotein receptor-like, with translation MCSNGHCINARLTCDGENDCVDNSDEQNCTVACNPISEFRCANGRMCVSVDFLCDLEDDCGDGSDEQNCHKSTCAPNQFRCVQSGRCMHSRYRCDKSPDCTDGSDEAGCNTTVITHATPPPLKCRRDEWMCADKKHCIHRQWICDGSQECDDGSDEASCGTVGCASDEFTCDNERCIPSSQRCNGVDNCNDGSDERSCPSPTPTLSTTSTQPSRSAAPTLRPTNATQTPSSCEAGYFFCSSSAICITKNKFCDGNADCSNGEDEENCGGCKSYNGHCLQQCHDAKSGHYCSCNAGYKLMDDKKSCEDINECEIPGICSQVCRNTKGSFKCSCQEGYVLDLDGRKCRSSEPRASLIFSNGRDIRQISTDGSEYKKTVPDLKNAGSLDFDFKTSTIYWLETREKKVQRARIGQNIAPKVNNVLENGMPCATKIAVDWVGRKMYWACRGAIEVSQMDGSLRRTLLKGDILKPSAIALDPSERRLYWTDWSDPAKIERASMDGSGREVLISGLHLEMPVDLTIDYTNKKLYWVDFKLRVIKQCDLDGKNVREIVTRGIKKPSALTLFEDHVYWIDDKKIYKANKFTGKNVSVMVNEAFAPTDLRIYHPQRQPMADTPCSHDNGQCSHLCLLSWDKNFTCSCPDGFHLRKDGKTCKENHSSSSSVPTPTDNVSYTSYPSGRNVDKQVSQPDSKANLGLIAGLVGGLLLVVFLCFIVFFVARKKRSPRLQIVYTTEPVEDKVFLVGDAQGKKVRSFKADMKTNFENVNFKDENNVEEDGDDDCRRKIIPLEEDIV